The following DNA comes from Alienimonas californiensis.
CGTTCGTCGCCGCGGAACTGGCCCGGCGGTTCGCCCGCTCCGTGCAGCGGATTCACTGGGATCGGCTGGTCACGGAGAGCCGCCTCAACGGCATCCCGAACGCCAGCCCGCACCTGATCGCCTTCTCCACCCTGCCGGATCACGTGCTGATGATGCAGCGCGTCGGGTTCGCCGGCCGTGGGCGGCCCGTCGCCCTGCTGCCCGCGCCGCGGCGGGACCGCAGCGCCGGCGCCGCCCCCCTGCCCTCCTCTGAGGACGAAGACTCCGACGACCCCGCCGCACAGTTCGACGGCCGGGTGTACTACGGGGCGCCCGCGTCGATCGCCGCCGCCGCGGTGCTGGACGAGGGGGAACTGCAACTCAGCGCCCAACCCAAGACCGGCTACGACCGCCCCACGCTGCTCGACCGCGGTCTGGTCGTGGTGGAGACGGCCCCGGTGGACATCCCCGCCGGGCACGCGGCGGTCATCCGGGGCGAGGTGAAGATCAGCGGCCCGATCCTCGGTAACGGCGAGGGCGTGACCGTGCACGACAGCTGGGCCGAAGAACTGGGCGGCCTCCGCTGGACCGGCGAAGAACCGGCGTTCGAAGCGGAGGGGAACGACGGCTGGGCCCCCTTCATCCTGATCCGCCCGCTCCCGCCCGCCCCGGACCGCACGCCGCGGGCGAACCCGGACGGAACGCGGCCGATCACCGTGACCTTCGGCCTGCACGGCGTGGGCGTCGCCCGGTTCCGCGGCGTCACGGTGGAGGCGGCGAACCTGTCGCTCGCCAGCCCCGTCGAGGAAGCGCCAGAACCAGTTCCGGCGCCGATGCCGCGTCTGCTCGACCGCCTCGGCGGAGCCCTGCGGCGGTTCTGACCCGTGTTGTGAGCCCGAAGCGCAAGCGAGGGGCGCGACCGGCGATCGACCGATCCCCGGCCGCGCAGATCGGCCGCGTCACCCGCCTCGCTTGCGCGTCGGGCTCACAACGGGTCCCCCGCCCCGCGGCTACTTCGCCGCGGCCTTTTTCCGCTTCGGGGCGGCCTTTTTGGCGGCGGTCGATTTCTTGGAGGCCTTCTTGCGGCCGCCGCCCTTGGCCTCCTTCTCGGCGATCAGGCGGACGGCCTCGTCCATGGACAGGTCCTTCGGATCGGCGTCCTTGGGCAGCGTCGCGTTCGTTTTGCCGTGCTTCACGTAGGGGCCGTACTTGCCCTCGAAGATCTGCACCGGCTTGCCGTCCTTGGGGTGCTCGCCGAGGTCCTTCAGCGGGTCCGGGGCGGCCCGCTTCTTGGACTGTTTGAGCATCGCCTCCGCGACCTCCAGGGTCACGTCGAACACGTTGTAGGCTCGGCCCTCGTGCTCGAAGGTGTGGGATTTCTTGTCAAAATTGCCGTACTTCTTGTTGTGGAGCACGTACGGCCCGTACGGGCCGACGCCCACCTTCACGACCAGGCCGTCCTCGCTGTGATGGCCCAGTCGACGGGGCAGCGCCAGCAGGGCGGCGGCTTCCTCGGCCGTAATCCGGTCCGCTTCGAGAAACTTGGGGATGCTGGACCGCTTCGGCTTCGGCCGCTCGTCAGTCGCCTCGCCGAGTTGCACGTACGGGCCGTACGGCCCGCTTTTGACATACATCTCCAGCCCCTCGTCGGGATGCACGCCCAGCGACTGCGGGCCGCGGCGCTTCTCCTCGATCAGTCGCTCGGCCAGTTCGTCGTTGAGGTCCGCCGGGGCCACGTCCGCCGGCAGGCTCGCGGTGAACTTCTGGCCGTCGAGTTCCGCCTCGAAGTACGGTCCGTAGCGGCCGACCCGCACGTCCGGGGTGACGTTGTCCAACCGCAGGGTGCAGGCGTCCCGGGGGTCGATGCTCTCCTCCTTGACCTTCACCTGCCGGTCCAGGCCCTGCTCGCCCTTGTAGAACTTCTCCAGGTAGGGCAGTCGCTTGCCTTTGCCGTCGGCGATCTCGTCGAGCTGGCTCTCCATCTGGGCGGTGAACTGGTAGTCCACCAGATTGGGAAAGTTCCGTTCCAGCAACCGGTTCACCGCCAACGCGGTGAAGGTCGGGACGAGCTGGTTGCCCTGCTTCTCCGCGTAGCCCCGGTCCTGAATCGTGCTGAGGATGCTGGCGTAGGTGCTCGGCCGGCCGATGCCTTCGGCTTCGAGCCGCTTCACCAGGCTGGCCTCGGTGTAGCGGGCGGGCGGCTTGGTTTCGTGCTTCACGGCCTCCAGGGGGACCGGCTGCGGGCCGGGCAGCAGGGCGAGCGAATCGCCCTCGGCGAGCTTGGGCAGCAGCGAATCCTGGTCGTCCAGCGCCTCGGCCGGGTCGTCGGAGCCTTCCACATAGGCCCGCAGGAAGCCGGGGAAGTCGATCCGCTTGCCGGTGGCCCGGAAGGTCAGCGGGGTCGATTTGTCCCCGCCGGTCGGGGCGGCGTCGATCAGGACCGTCTGGAAGGTGAACTGGGCCTCGGCCATCTGGCAGGCGACAGTCCGCTTCCAAATTAGGTCGTACAGCTTGCCCTCGGCACCGTGCAGGCCGATTTCCTTCGCGGTCTGCATCTTCGTACCGGCGGGGCGGATCGCCTCGTGGGCCTCCTGGGCTCCCTTGGCCTTCCCCTTGAACGTGCGGGGCGAGGGGCTGAGGAAGTTGTCGCCGTAACGCTTCTTGACGGTCTCCCGGGCGGCCGTGGTGGCCTCGCCGGAGAGGTTCACGCTGTCGGTCCGCATGTAGGTGATGTGCCCGTCCTCGTACAGCCGCTGGGCGGTCTGCATGGTGCGGCGGGCGGTCATCCCCAGCTTGCGGTTCGCCTCCTGCTGGAGGGTGCTGGTCGTGAACGGCGGGTAGGGCTTCCGGGTGGACTGCCGCTCCTCGACGCTTTTCACCCGCCAGTTCGCCCCGCGCTTCAGCACGTCGGCGATGCGGGTGGCCTCGGTTTGGTCGAGGTGGGTGACGTCCGCGTTCGGCTTGAGCCGGCCGGTCGTTTCGTCGAAGTCCCGGCCGCTGGCGACGCTTTTGCCGGCGGCCTCGGTGAGGGTGGATTCGATCGAGATCTCGTCCCCGGCCTTGCCCAGTCGGGCCGCGAGGTCCCAGTACTCGGAGCTGCGGAAGGCGAGCCGTTCCATCTCCCGCTCGGTGAGCATCCGCACCGCGACGCTCTGCACGCGGCCGGCGGACAGGCCGCTGCTGATTTTTTTCCACAGCAGCGGGGAGAGGGTGTAGCCGTAGAGCCGGTCGAGAATCCGGCGGGTCTCCTGCGCCTCGACGAGGTCGGTGTCCAGCGCCCGGGTGTGGCCGACGGCCTTCTGAATGGCGTCCTTGGTGATCTCGGAGAACACCATCCGCTTGACCGGGACTTTCGGCTTGAGCAGTTGGATGAGGTGCCAGCCGATCGATTCGCCCTCGCGGTCTTCGTCCGTCGCGATCAGGAGCTCTTTGGCGCCCTTCATGGCGTCTTTGAGTTCGGTGACGCGTTTTTTCTTGTCGGCGGAGACGATGTAGAGCGGCTCGAAGTCCTTCTCCGTGTTCACGCCGAGGGTCGCCCAGGGCTCGCCCTTGACCGCCTTGGGAACCTCGGCGGCCTTGCCGGGCAGGTCGCGGACGTGCCCGAAACTGGCGAGAACCTTGTAGTCGGAGCCCAGAAAGCCCTGAATCTTCTTGGCCTTCGCCGGGGACTCGACGATGACGAGAGTGTGGCCGGCCAAGAGGTTCGTCCGTGAAGAGGGGGAGCGGGGCGGCGGGGCGAGATCGGCGGCGGAAGCGGTGGGGACGCCGGCTGCCTTGTCGGGCCGAATCGGGCGTCCTTATCATGCGCCGCTTCGGACCGGCCCCCGCCGGGCGGTCCGACGGGCCGGCATCGTTAGGCCGGCCCGAATCGACTGTCAAGCAGATTGGCGTCGAACCCCAAGAGTACCGCCGACCACTTCCCCGGGATCGCCCCGGCGTCGCCCCCCGGAATTCCGGGTCGGGCCGGCGTCGCGCCGGCGCCGCCGCACGGACTGCCCAAAGGCTCACATGGCCTCCCCGTTCGAGATTTTTCGCCGCAACCAGTGGCTCGTCGTGGCCCTGTTCGGGCTCAGCATCTTCGCCTTCATCCTGCTGGACCCGCTGTCCAGCGGCGGGGGCGATAACGGTCTGTTTCCCATCGTGCTGGGCGTGCTGCTGGGCGGGGTCGCCGCCTGGCTGATCTCCAACACCACCGGCCGCGCCGCCGTCATGTGGGCCGCCGCCGGCGCCGTCGCCGGCGGACTGTTCGTCGGTCTGTCCGGCAACTTCTTCGGCGGCGACGTCGCCGTCCGGACCACCGAGGGCGACCTCTCCCGCAACGACCTGTACGAACTCCAGCGGCGGAACCAGATCGCCAACCAGTTCTTCGTGGGACTGAAGGACAAGCTGGAAGAACGCGAGCCGGAGAACGAGCAGCTCGCCCAGACGCCCCCGCCGAACTTCAACTACGTCGGCGTGCGGTCCGACCCCTTCGGGTTCCGCCAGTTCCGGAACGTCCTCAGCGAGTTCGACCCCAACGCCCCGGAGGAGTTCGGCCTGGTGTTCGCCTACCTGCTCGGCCAGGAGGCCGACGAGGCGGGGCTGGAGATCTCCGACGATTACGTCAATGAATTCATCAAGTCGTACTACGGCGTCTCCCCGACGCGGGAAGAGTTCCGCGACCTCCGCACCCGGCTGGGCGTGGGCGAAACCGACCTGTTCGACGCCATCCGGGCGGAGCTGCGGCACCGGCGGATGTTCGAACTGCTGGCCCCCAGCCCGACCTCCCTGCCCACCGACGCCTGGGAACTGTACCGCCAACTGAACCAGTCTGCGGACGTCGCCTACGTCGAACTGCCGGCGGACGCGTTCGTCGCCGGCGTCGCCGAGCCCAGCGACACGGAGGTCTCCCAACTGTTCGACGAGTACCGCGCCCAGCAGCCGGACCCCTCCACGGGGCTCGGCTTCATGCGGCCGGCTCAGATCTCGCTGGGTTACCTCACGGTCGACCGCGACGCCGTGCAGAAGTCCGTCCCCGCCACCACCGAGGAAGAGGTTCGGGAGTACTACGAGGCCAACAAGACGGCGTTCCGCAATCCGGCCTACCTCGATTGGCTCGCCGAGCAGCGGCAGCTGGAGAACCAGACCGAGATGGACAGCCTGCTCGAAGGCGACGCCGGCCCGGGCCTGCCGACTCTCTCCCCGGACGGCCCCGCCGACGGTCCCGCCATGCCCGCGGAAACCCCGACGCCCGAATCGACGGACGAACCGCAGCCGCAGCCGGAACCGGCCGACGAACCGGCCGGCGAGCCCGCCATGACCGCCCCGGCCGACGAGCCGGCCCCCGCGGAGCCTGCCGCCCCGGCCCCGACGCTGGCGGGCGGCGACGACGCCGCGGAGCCGGTCGCGACCGGCGAGAGCGACGAACCGGCCATGACGCCGGCCGCCGAACCGCAGCCCGAGGAACCGTCCTCCGAAAAACCGGCCCCGGCAGAGCCGAAGACCGAGGAGCCGACCTCTGAGGAACCGACGAGCGAGGAGCCGGAGTCCGGTGAGGGAGAAGAGGAGCCGGAGTCCGGTGAGGGAGAAGAGGAGAGCGCCGCCGCGATGACGGCGTTCCAGGCCGAAGGCTTTGCCTCGCTGCCGCTCGACCCGCAGGAGGAGAACGGCGAACAGCCCCCCGCCGGCGAGGGCGAGGAAGCCGACGCCGAGACCGCCGCGGACAAGCTGAAGGCCGAAGCCGACGCGCCGGAATCCGAGCAACCGCCCGCCGAGCCGGCGATGACGGAGGAGCCCGCGGACGCCCCCGCCGAAACGCCGGCCGCCGAGCAGCCGCCCGCGGAGGAAGAGGGTTCGACCGAGGAACCTGCCGCCGAACCGGCGATGACGGAGCAACCCGCCGACGCCCCGGCGGACTCGCCCGCCGCCGGCGCCGACGCGCCCCCCGCCCCGGCCGCGGAGCCCGCCGCCGAGGAGCCGGCCGAAGGCGCCGACGCCCCGCCGACGCCGACCCGCGAAAAGCCGGAGGAGTTCCTCCCGCTGGACGCCGAACGCATCGCGGAGATCCGCGAACGCCTGCAGCGGGAGGCCGTCTCCGAGGAGATGACCCGCCGCATCGACGCCGCCCGCGACTTCATGTTCGTGGTGGGCGAGGAAGTCTGGTCCGAGGTTCCCGATCCCACGGCCCCGGCCGCGGAGGTGTCCGAGGCGGATGCTGAGAAGCTCCGCACCGCCGCCCGGGCGAAGATCGCGGAGCGGATGGAGACCTACGCCAAGGAGAACGGCCTGACCTACAAGCGCCTGCCGTTCCTGGGCCTTAACGAGTTGGTCGACGGGGACTACCCGGTCGGCACCGCGGAGATCCCCGGCAGCGCCCAGTCCGGCCAGCCGCAACTGGCGATCGCCCCGCTGCTGGGCAACTTCCGCACGCCGCTGTTCAACGACGTGCGGATCGGCGAGACGCAGGACGGCTCCGCCCTGTACGCCATCTGGAAGGCCGACCAGCGGCTCCCCGCGGAGCAGGAACTGCGCGACGAGGGCGTGCGGGAGGCCGTCGTCGCCGCGATCAAACGGCAGAAGGCCGGCGAAGCCGCCGCCGCCCGGGCTGACGAACTCGCCAAGCAGGCCTCCGCCGAGGGCAAGACCCTCCAGCAGGTCGTCGAGGGGAAAACCGTCACCGGCAAGGAGGGCGGCGATCCGCTGGTGGTGAAGCAGACCGGTCCGTTCCGCCGGCTGCGGGTCAACCGCCCGACCGGCTTCGAGGCCTTCCTGTCCGGCCCCAGCCCGGTTCGCAACCCGGTCCCGACGTTCGAGGAGGAGCCCGCCTCCGAGGAGTTCCTCGACGCCGCGTTCGACGAACTCGCCCCCGGCGAGGCGGCCGGCGTGCCCGGCTTCCGCCCGGGTCGCTCCTACACCGTGGAGCTGCAAAGCCGCGAACCGTCCGACGAGCGCCTCTCGGACCTGTACGAGACCTTCCTGGCGGAGGCCGCCGCCGAGCCCGGCCTCTACCGGCAAGCCGGAAACGAGGAACGCCGCGTCGCCCTGGAGGCGTTCATCAACGGGTTGTTCGAGAAGTACGGCGTCGACCGCGGGGCGATCGCGGCGATGGACCCGGAGAACTGAGCCGGCACCGGCTCCCGCCCCAACGCGTTCCCGTCCCAACGTCCCCCCGCGTGAGTACGTACCGCCCCGCATGACCGTCGCCGCAGCGTCCCCCGCCCCCGCCGCCGAGTCTCCCGCCCCGGTCGCCGGGTCGGGGGCGATGATCGAGGCGAACGGACTGTCGAAGTTCTACGGCCCGTTCGCCGCGGTGCGGGACGTCTCCTTCGCCGTGCCGCAGGGGCAGGTCTGCGCCTTCCTCGGCCCGAACGGGGCGGGCAAGAGCACGACGATGCGGATGCTGACTGGGTTTCTCGCCCCCAGCGCCGGCACGGCACGGGTGGGCGGGTTCGACGTGGCGGAGGACCGTATCCCCGCCGCCCGGACCCTCGGCTACCTGCCGGAGAACGGGCCGCTGTACCAGGAGATGAGCCCCGCCGGGTTCCTCAGCTACGTCGGCAAGGCCCGCGGGTTGGCTGCCGACCGGCTGAAAGCCCGGGCGGAGTACGTCAAGGAGGCGTGCAGCCTGGGTCCGGTCTGGGGCAAGCCGATCGCCAAGCTGTCCCGCGGCTACCGCCAGCGGGTCGGGATGGCCCAGGCGCTGCTCCACGACCCCAGCGTGCTGATCCTCGACGAACCGACCGGCGGGCTCGACCCGAATCAGGTGGCCGGCGTCCGGGAGCTGATCGGCCGGTTGCGGGGCGAGGGCAAAACGCTGCTGATCTCCACCCACATCCTCCGCGAGGTGCGGGCCGTCTGCGACCGCGTGCTGCTGATCAGCGCCGGCCGGTTGGTGTTCGACGGCCCCGCCGACGAACTGGCCGGCAGCGAGGAGGAGATGGAGGCGAAGTTCCGCGAACTCACCGCCAAGCCGGCCTAGGCCCGCGGGGGGCGTGAGCCCTCTGTGTCAGTGTGTGGCTGCGAGGACACGGAGGGCTGACGCCCACCGCTCGCCGAACGAATCATTGATGACTTTCTGATCCCATGAGCACGCTCCTCACCGCCCTCCTGCTGCCCGCGGTCCTCGCCGCCGTGGGGTTCGTGATCCTTCGGTTCGTCGTCAGTCCGGCGTTGCGGGCGGTGTTCTGGCGGACCTTCGCCGGGTACTTCAGCGGGGTGCTAGGCTACCTGTTCATCGTGGCCTTTACGGTCGCGGCGAGCCTGATGGCCTTCAACACGACCTTCTTCGCGGCGAACCTCGCCACGCTGGACCAGCTCAGCGCCGGGTTCCCGGTCCTGCTGCTGTTTTTGGTCCCCGCGATCACGATGACGGCCTGGGCGGACGAGCGGAAACTCGGCACGGACGAGTTGCTGTTCACCCTGCCGGCCAAGGAGGTCGACGTGCTGCTGGGCAAGTACCTGGCGACGCTGGCCGTCTATACGGTGGCCCTACTGTTCAGTCTGACGAACCTGCTGGTGTTGTGGGCGATCGGCACGCCGGACCCGGGGCCGATCTTCACGACGTATCTCGGTTACTGGCTGGTCGGGGCGGCGCTGTGCGCGATCGGGGTCCTGTGCAGTTCGCTGACGGCCAGCCCGGCGGTCGCCTTCGTGCTGGGGGTGGCGGCCTGTGCGATCCCCGTGTTCGTGGGCGACCTGCCGGCGAACGCCTTCGGGATCTCGCTGCCGAGCGGGTTCTTCCAGTCGCTCAGCGTGCCGGAGCAGTTCCGCGACTTCACGCTGGGCCTCGTGCCGCTGGGCGGGGTCGTGTACTTCCTCAGCCTGGCGGCGTTTTGCCTGTATGCCAACCACGTCGTCATCCGCCGCCGGCTGTGGGCCGGGCGGCGGGCGGGGATGGGTTGGCAGTACGCGGTGCGGACGGTCAGCCTCGCCCTGCTGCTGATTGCGCTGAACGTCCTCGCCGGCCGCACCACCGCCCGGGCGGACCTGACGGCGGACAACGTCTACACCCTCGCCCCCGTCACCAAAACGGCGCTGAGCGAAGTCAGCGCCGACCGCCCCGTCACCGTGCAGGCCTTCGTCTCCCCGGAGGTGCCGAGGGCGTATGCGTCGATCCGCAAGCAACTGGTCGGCCTGCTGCGGGAGTTCGACCGCCGCGGCGGGGACCGCGTGACGGTGCGGATCGTGGAGACCGAACCGTTCTCCGACGCCGCCGAGGACGCCCGGGCCTTCGGCATCGAACCGCGGGAGGTCGTCACCGTCCGCGACGGCCGGGCCGTGACGGACAGCGTGTTCCTCGGCCTGGTCGTGACCGGCCCCGGCGACGAGGTGGTCGTGCCGTTCGTCGGCCCCGGGGCGCTGCCGGAGTACGAACTGACCCGCTCCGTCCGCACCGTCTCCGGGGAGAAGCGCCTCACCGTGGGCGTGCTGCGGACCGACGCGAACCTGATCGGCGGCCAGGGCGACTGGCAGATCGTCCGGGAACTCGAACTGCAGTACGACGTGCAGCCCGTCAGCCCGGACGGCCCGATCGACGCGGACAAGTACGACGTGCTGCTCGCCGTCGCCCCCTCCAGCCTCGAGGAGGAACAGGCGGCGAACTTCCTGAGCTACGTCGAAAGCGGCAAGCCGGTCTTGATCTTCGACGACCCGTACCCGCTGACGCTGAACCCGTCCGGGACGATCTCCAACGCCCCCCGCCTGCCCAAGCCGAGTCCGGGGGGGATGATGGGGATGTTCAACCAACAACAGCCCGTCCCCAAGGCGGACGACGGCCGGCTGACCCGCATTCTGGACGCCCTCGGCCTGCGTTGGCCGAACGACGTGATCGTCTACGACCCGTACAACCCGTACCCGGAGTTCGGCGATCGGGTGACGGACGAGTATCTGTTCGTCCGCGATCGGGAGGACACGCCGGAGGTCGCCGAGCTGAACCCCGACAGCCCGATCACCGCGGGGCTCGACCAACTGCTCCTCTTCTACGCCGGCCCGGTCTCCCCGGCCGACGGCGGCGAGAAGGGCTTCACCCCCCTGCTGACGACCGGCCCCGGCGGCGGGACGATCGAGTGGGACGAGTTCGCCCGGGCTAGCTTCGACCCGTTCGCCGGCGGGCAGGTGTTCGTGCCGAACCGCGATCCGCAGGGCCAGCCCACGCCCCAGCCCAGCGTGCTCGCCGCCCGCGTGCAGCGGCCGGCCGAGGGCGACGAGAAGGGCGTGAACGCGGTGTTCGTGGGCGACGTGGACATGATCTCCGACCTGTTCTTCGCCCTGCGGGACGATCCGAACGCGCTGGAGCAGGGTCTGGCGTTCGACAACATCGCCTTCGTCCTGAACGCGGTGGACGTGCTGGCCGGGGAGGACGCCTTCCTGCCGCTGCGGCGCCGCCGGGCCGACCGCCGCACGCTGACCGCCGTGGAGGCCGCCACCGCCCGGTTCCTCGAGGATCAGCGGGAGAAGACCGAGGCCGCCCAGAAAGCCCTGGACGAAGCCGTCGACGCCGCCCGCAACCGCTTCGATAAGGAACGCGAGGCGCTGGAAGCCCGAGACGACCTCTCCCCCCAAGCGAAGGCCCAACTGCTGGACGCCGCCGAGCGCGAGGAGCAGCGCCGGCTGGCGATCGAGGAGGAGCGCCAGAACCAGGCGCTCCGCCAGGCGGTGAAGCGGGCGGAGGACGAAAAGGAGCGCCGCGTCGCCGCCGCCGAGGGCCGTTTCCGGGCCTACGCCGTCGCCCTGCCCCCGATCCCCGCGGTGGCGCTGGGGCTGTTCGTCCTGCTCGTCCGGTTGCTGAAGGAGCGCCGCGACCTCGACCCGGAACGGGTCGTGTAGGGTCCGCTCCGCGGACCGTCTGAAACCCGTTCAGAGCCCCCAGAGAACGGTCCGCAGAGCGGACCCCACGCCCGATGACCGAAACCGCCCGCACCGCCGCCTTCGCCGCCGTCGCGGCCGTCGCCGTCGCGTTCGCCGCGATCCTCTCCTGGCCCGGCCCCACGCCCGAGACCGCCGGCTTCGAGCAGGTCGGCACGCCGTTCTTCACCGCCTTCGAGACGAACGCCGGCGACTCCGCCGGCAACCTGTCGAAGATCGGCCGATTCACGATCACGGCCTTCGACGCGGACACCGGCGCGATCCAGGACTTCCGCATCCGGCGGGACGAGGAGACCGGCCTGTACGGCATCGCCCCCTACGACTACCCGGCCGAGGCCGCGGAGCAGTTGGCGGAGATCGCCTCGGCCCTCGGTTCGGTCGAACGCACCGCCCTGCAGAGCCGGCGGGCGTCGGACTGGGCGGACCTCGGCGTGGTCGACCCGGCCAGCGAGGACGTCGCCCAGTTGGAGGGCCGCGGCCTGCGGATCGAAGTCCTCGGCGACGACGGCAATACGCTGGCGGACCTGATCGTCGGCAAGGCCGTCGAGGGTCGCGACGGCTACTTCTACGTCCGCGAGCCGCGGGACGACAGCACCTACATCGTCCAACTGGCGAACCTGGACCTGTCGGCCTCCTTCGTCGACTGGATCGACCCGAAGGCGCTGGAGGACGTCGAACCGGCCGAACTCCGCCGGATCACGGTCCCGGACGAAACGGTCGACCCGCAGTCCGGCGAGCTGGTCTCCGGCGACCCGCTGGTTCTCTCCCGCGACGGCTCCGCCGGCGACTGGACTGCCGCCGATCCGCCGGCCGGCAAGAGCGTCGACCAGGCGAAGGTGAATCAGATCGCCAGCGCCGCCTCGGGTCTGATGATCGTCGGCGTGCGGCCCAAGCCGGCCGGACTCAAGCCGGACCTGACGCTGGACCCCGCCGTGGTGCGCAGCCAGGCCCAGTATCAGGCGATCGTGCGGGACGTGACCGGCAAAGGCTTCTCGATCCTGCCCACCGCCGACGGCGGCGGACAGGTGCTCGGCGAAGCGGGCCAGTTGACCGTCTCCACGGCCGAGGGCGTCGCCTACGACCTGGACTTCGGCGAACTGTTCACCGGCAACTCCTACGACTTCGCCGTCGGCGACGCCGGCGAGGGCTACAAGACGCTCGAAGCGAAGCCGGACGCCGCCGCCGCCGAGGGCGACGCCGGGGAAGGCGACGCTGGGGAGGAGGAGGCCGAGGAGGACGCCCGCGGGCGTTACCTGTTCGTCACGGCCCGCGTCGACGCCGCGGCTCTCGGCGAGCCCCCCGTCGAACCGCAGGCCCCGGCGGAGGAGTCGGAAACCGACGAGCAGCCCGCCGACGAGCCGCCCGCGGAAGACGCCGAGGCGTCCGAGGGCGAGGCCGAAGGCGAACCCGATGCGGCTCAGGCCCAGTATGAACAGGACCTCGCCGCCTACCGTACGGAGAAGGCGGCGTACGACCGCAAGCTCGCCGCCGCCGCGGAGCGGGTCGAGGAGCTGAACCGCCGCTACGGCGACTGGTACTACGTCGTGGACGCGGCGGACGTGGCGGAGCTCTCCCTCCGCCCCGCGGCCCTGCTGACCGATGCCCCCCCCGCCCTGCCCGCCGACGGCGCCGCGGGGGAGGCCCCGCCGCCGGGTTCCTCGCCGATCGAAGCGCCGGGCAATCTGCAGGACCTCATCAACGGCCTCTCCCCCGGCATGGGCGAGGGCTCCCCCGCCCCGGGCTCGGAACCGGCCGCCGACCCGGCGGCGGAGGCGACGGGCGAAGAGCCCGCAATGACGGGGGACGCCGCGGAGGCTCCGAACCCGCCCGCTCCGGCTGAAGCCGCGCCCGCTCCGCTGCCGAAACCGACGGCTCCCGCCGACGCGGAATCCGGGAACGCCGGGGCCGAGAACCCCGACGCCGCACGGTCGCCCGTCACCGCGCCGCGGCCGGACCGCCCAACCGCCCCGCAGGCCGAACCGCCGCCGGGCAATCCGAAAGACACGCCCGACTCCGCCGACGGGGCGAGCGAAGCGGAACAGGCGGGTGAAAGCGGTTCACCGGAAGACGCCGATGACGCGGATTCCCCGGCCGAGGGCGGGACGGACGGGGATGAATAATCGGGCGCACGGCAGATAACTCCGGTCGCCCGGCCGATGGGGAGGTCCCCGAGCCGGCCGCGTCGGGGTGCGGAGGTCGAAGCGTGGGAATGACGCTCGCCCCCCGTTCCCCCGAGCATTGGAGCCCCGCCGTGACCCCCTTCGCCCCCGCCGCCCTCCTCCTCACCGCGTTCGTCCCGCCGACCGCAGTTCAGACTGCCGTCGTTCCGCCCGCACCGACCCCTGTGGGCCGGGTCGCGATCTCGTCGCCGGCCCCCGCGGCGACCGCCCTCCCCGTCGTGAAGGCGACGCCGGCGACCACGTCCGCGTCTGCGACCCCCGCCGTCAGCGCGGTCCGCGTCGTCCGCACGCCGGCCGCCGAACCGGTCTGGCGGACGGACCTCACCGCCGCCTTCGCCGAGGCCGGGCAGACCGGCAAGCCGGTGCTCGTGCTGTTCGGGGCGGAGTGGTGCCACTACTGCCACAAGCAGGACGATGAAACGCTGGCCGACGCCGGTGTGAAGAAGGCC
Coding sequences within:
- a CDS encoding Gldg family protein; the encoded protein is MSTLLTALLLPAVLAAVGFVILRFVVSPALRAVFWRTFAGYFSGVLGYLFIVAFTVAASLMAFNTTFFAANLATLDQLSAGFPVLLLFLVPAITMTAWADERKLGTDELLFTLPAKEVDVLLGKYLATLAVYTVALLFSLTNLLVLWAIGTPDPGPIFTTYLGYWLVGAALCAIGVLCSSLTASPAVAFVLGVAACAIPVFVGDLPANAFGISLPSGFFQSLSVPEQFRDFTLGLVPLGGVVYFLSLAAFCLYANHVVIRRRLWAGRRAGMGWQYAVRTVSLALLLIALNVLAGRTTARADLTADNVYTLAPVTKTALSEVSADRPVTVQAFVSPEVPRAYASIRKQLVGLLREFDRRGGDRVTVRIVETEPFSDAAEDARAFGIEPREVVTVRDGRAVTDSVFLGLVVTGPGDEVVVPFVGPGALPEYELTRSVRTVSGEKRLTVGVLRTDANLIGGQGDWQIVRELELQYDVQPVSPDGPIDADKYDVLLAVAPSSLEEEQAANFLSYVESGKPVLIFDDPYPLTLNPSGTISNAPRLPKPSPGGMMGMFNQQQPVPKADDGRLTRILDALGLRWPNDVIVYDPYNPYPEFGDRVTDEYLFVRDREDTPEVAELNPDSPITAGLDQLLLFYAGPVSPADGGEKGFTPLLTTGPGGGTIEWDEFARASFDPFAGGQVFVPNRDPQGQPTPQPSVLAARVQRPAEGDEKGVNAVFVGDVDMISDLFFALRDDPNALEQGLAFDNIAFVLNAVDVLAGEDAFLPLRRRRADRRTLTAVEAATARFLEDQREKTEAAQKALDEAVDAARNRFDKEREALEARDDLSPQAKAQLLDAAEREEQRRLAIEEERQNQALRQAVKRAEDEKERRVAAAEGRFRAYAVALPPIPAVALGLFVLLVRLLKERRDLDPERVV
- the topA gene encoding type I DNA topoisomerase, which codes for MAGHTLVIVESPAKAKKIQGFLGSDYKVLASFGHVRDLPGKAAEVPKAVKGEPWATLGVNTEKDFEPLYIVSADKKKRVTELKDAMKGAKELLIATDEDREGESIGWHLIQLLKPKVPVKRMVFSEITKDAIQKAVGHTRALDTDLVEAQETRRILDRLYGYTLSPLLWKKISSGLSAGRVQSVAVRMLTEREMERLAFRSSEYWDLAARLGKAGDEISIESTLTEAAGKSVASGRDFDETTGRLKPNADVTHLDQTEATRIADVLKRGANWRVKSVEERQSTRKPYPPFTTSTLQQEANRKLGMTARRTMQTAQRLYEDGHITYMRTDSVNLSGEATTAARETVKKRYGDNFLSPSPRTFKGKAKGAQEAHEAIRPAGTKMQTAKEIGLHGAEGKLYDLIWKRTVACQMAEAQFTFQTVLIDAAPTGGDKSTPLTFRATGKRIDFPGFLRAYVEGSDDPAEALDDQDSLLPKLAEGDSLALLPGPQPVPLEAVKHETKPPARYTEASLVKRLEAEGIGRPSTYASILSTIQDRGYAEKQGNQLVPTFTALAVNRLLERNFPNLVDYQFTAQMESQLDEIADGKGKRLPYLEKFYKGEQGLDRQVKVKEESIDPRDACTLRLDNVTPDVRVGRYGPYFEAELDGQKFTASLPADVAPADLNDELAERLIEEKRRGPQSLGVHPDEGLEMYVKSGPYGPYVQLGEATDERPKPKRSSIPKFLEADRITAEEAAALLALPRRLGHHSEDGLVVKVGVGPYGPYVLHNKKYGNFDKKSHTFEHEGRAYNVFDVTLEVAEAMLKQSKKRAAPDPLKDLGEHPKDGKPVQIFEGKYGPYVKHGKTNATLPKDADPKDLSMDEAVRLIAEKEAKGGGRKKASKKSTAAKKAAPKRKKAAAK
- a CDS encoding ABC transporter ATP-binding protein, which produces MTVAAASPAPAAESPAPVAGSGAMIEANGLSKFYGPFAAVRDVSFAVPQGQVCAFLGPNGAGKSTTMRMLTGFLAPSAGTARVGGFDVAEDRIPAARTLGYLPENGPLYQEMSPAGFLSYVGKARGLAADRLKARAEYVKEACSLGPVWGKPIAKLSRGYRQRVGMAQALLHDPSVLILDEPTGGLDPNQVAGVRELIGRLRGEGKTLLISTHILREVRAVCDRVLLISAGRLVFDGPADELAGSEEEMEAKFRELTAKPA